A stretch of Oncorhynchus mykiss isolate Arlee chromosome 12, USDA_OmykA_1.1, whole genome shotgun sequence DNA encodes these proteins:
- the hspb1 gene encoding heat shock protein, alpha-crystallin-related, 1 has translation MTERRIPFSLLRTPSWDPYRDWYQGNRLFDQSFGMPAHAEGLPSFSSTHWPGYMRPALGHDLSSAGFMPSMMPHQQSAMMPLVPMMPQAPMMVQAPMMAQAGAASYSRALSRQLSTGMSEIKQTQEAWKVTLDVNHFSPEELVVKTKDGVVEITGKHEERKDEHGFVSRCFTRKYTLPPMADAEKVTSTLSPEGVLTVETPLNRQAIKAAEISIPVAMGSSKTKPYDMTTRKGSGNGHHHDEHHEEEEEEE, from the exons ATGACAGAGAGACGCATCCCCTTCAGCCTGCTCCGCACCCCTAGCTGGGACCCCTACAGGGACTGGTACCAGGGCAATCGACTCTTCGACCAGTCCTTCGGTATGCCTGCCCACGCAGAGGGGTTGCCCTCCTTCTCCAGCACCCACTGGCCCGGATACATGCGCCCCGCCCTCGGCCACGACCTGTCCTCTGCCGGCTTCATGCCCTCTATGATGCCCCACCAGCAGAGTGCAATGATGCCCTTAGTCCCAATGATGCCCCAAGCCCCAATGATGGTCCAGGCCCCTATGATGGCCCAGGCTGGGGCAGCATCGTACTCCCGCGCCCTTTCCCGCCAGCTCAGCACTGGCATGTCTGAGATCAAGCAGACCCAGGAGGCCTGGAAGGTCACTCTGGACGTCAACCACTTCTCCCCTGAAGAGTTGGTGGTCAAGACCAAGGATGGCGTGGTAGAGATCACTG GCAAGCATGAGGAGAGGAAGGACGAGCATGGATTTGTGTCCAGATGCTTCACTAGGAAATACAC ACTGCCCCCTATGGCTGACGCTGAGAAGGTGACGTCCACCTTATCTCCCGAGGGAGTGCTGACCGTGGAGACTCCTCTGAACAGGCAGGCCATCAAGGCTGCAGAGATCTCCATCCCTGTCGCCATGGGCAGCAGCAAGACCAAGCCCTACGACATGACAACGAGGAAGGGAAGTGGCAATGGGCACCATCATGATGAGCAtcatgaagaggaggaagaagaagagtga